Below is a genomic region from Streptomyces ferrugineus.
CCGTGAGCGGCCCGAGCAGCGCGAGCGCGCCGGCGCCGACGAGCGCGGCCCGGGCGAAGGTACGGGTGGTCATGACGGGTTCCCCCTGGTTCGGCTGGTCACTTGCCCGGCATCCGGCCGGCACTCGGAACTGTAGGGAAACGCGAGGTCACCAGAACCCTGAGAGTTCTCAGGTACCGTCCGCCACGGCGCGAACCCTACGGTCTGGAACATCAGCGGTGCGCGGCCGCGACGACCGCCGGCACCGCACACCACCGACCCAGGAGAGAGGGCTCGCATGCGCCGCCGAACGCTTCAGACCCTGCTGGCCACATCAGGCGCCGCCGCGATGCTGGCGCTCACCCCGCTCACCGCCCAGGCCGCACCGTACTCGGGCGGCAACTACGGGGCCTACGGCTTCGAGGGCCAGTACCCGACCGTCTCCGGCTGCTCCGGGTCCTTCCGCCAGATCGGGGCGACGAGGACCTTCGAGGGCATGAGGCTGAAGTACTTCTACTCCGACCGATGCGGCTCCTTCGCCCGCATCGAGAACTCCCGCACCAACTGCGCCGCCCTGCTCGAACGCTCGAACTCCGGGGCGGGGCGCGCCGACGGCTGGGTCTCGGAGACCGTCGACCCCGGCATCAACTACGCCTACACGAAGATCGGCAACAACCTCCACGGCCGCGTCTCGCGCGCCCTGCTGGTGTGCGACGGCCACGCCCTGACGCACACGAACTGGTACTGACCGCGGGGCAGCTCCGCGTGGGGGCCGGGATCCCAGGCAACCGAGAAGGCTTTCGGCTCGTCCTTGGGATCATGCACACCGCCAGCATCACCGGCCCCCTGACCGCCTCGCTGCGCCAGCTCCTCGAGTTCGCGTGGCTGCAGACACGCTCCTGCGCCTTCGCCATCGCCCTGATGTCCGGCGTGGCGGCGTCGACCCTGCTGCCCGGCCTCCCCGTGGCCCGCTACGACCTGCTCGTCGTCTACGGCGTGCTGCTGACGGGGCTGTTCTGGCTGCGCGGCTGGGAGAACGCCCGGGACGTCGCCGTCATCGCGGTCTGCCACGTCATCGGCCTGGCCTTCGAGCTGGTGAAGGTGTCCCTCGGCTCATGGAGCTATCCGGAGCCGGCCGTGCTGAAGTTCGCGGGCGTCCCGCTGTACGGCGGATTCCTCTACGCCGCCGTCGGCAGCTATGTCTGCCGCGCCTGGCACCTGTTCGACCTGAAGCTGGTCCGGTACCGCCCGCGCGCGACGGCCGCCGTCGCCGCCGCCGTGTACGTCAACTTCTTCAGCCACCACTGGCTCCCCGACGTCCGCTGGCTCCTGGCCGCGGCGCTCCTCGTCGTCACCGCGGGCACCTGGGCGCACTTCACGGTGCGCGGCGTGCGCCGCCGTATGCCGCTCGCGCTGTCGTTCGTCCTGATCGGCTTCTTCCTGTGGATCGCCGAGAACCTCGCGACCTATGTGGGCGCCTGGCGCTACCCCTACCAGCTCGACGGCTGGCAGCCCGTGGGGCTGGAGAAGTTCGGCGCCTGGTCCCTGCTGATCAGCGTCACCGTCGTGCTGGTGGCAGTGACACGGTCGTACCACGGGCCCGGGAGCACCGGCACGTCGACGCGGGCCGGGCGAAGGCGGAGGCCCGGCCCCCGCCCTCGCTGACCGCTAGGCGCTCTTCGGCCCCGCCTGCTGCACGACCTCGAAGGACCACAGGGTGGACCCGCTCGCCGCCGGCTTGGGGCGCTCCCCGCCTCCCTCGCCGCCGCCCTGGTGGGCCGACTTCATCGGACCCTCCATCCACGCCTGGAAGGACGCCTCGTCACGCCAGCGCGTGTACACGAGATAGGTGTCGGTGCCCTCGACCGGCCGCAGCAGCTCGAACCACTCGAACCCGTCGGAGCTCTCCACGGCATGGGCCCGCGAGGCGAAGCGCTTCTCCAGCGTCTCGCGCTGCTCGGCGGGCACGGTCAGTACGTTGATCTTGACTACGCTCATGGTGCTCATCCTGCCAGGAGGAGCGCCCCGGCCGGTCACCGCCCGGGCCGCCCCCCCCACGCGTGGCTCAGGCCGTGTGCAGCCTCAGCCCGTAGCGGCCGAGTATCTCGTTGACGGGCTGGAACCAGGTCTCCCCGCCGCCGGAGCAGTTGCCCCAGCCGCCCGAGGTGACCCCCTGCGCCTGGTCACCGCTGATGAAGGAGCCCCCGGAGTCGCCGCCTTCGGCGCAGACGCTGGTCTTGGTCATCTGGTGCACCGCGCCCTGGCTGTAGTTGACCGTCTCGTTCTTGGCCAGCACGGTGCCGCAGTGCCAGTGCGTCGTGGAGCCGGACCGGCAGACGGAGGCGCCGACGGGTGCCTCGCCCGAGCCGCGCACGAGGCGGTCCGGGACCGTGCCCCAGCCGAGGACGACCGGTACCGTCCACCAGCCGCTGCCGACGCTCACCCAGGCGTAGTCGTTGCCCGGGAACGAGGAGCCCTGGAAGGTCCCGATGTGGGTGCCGTCCCAGCCCCTGACACTGGCGCCCGACTGTCCGCAGTGCCCCGCGGTGATGAATCCGCCGTGCACCGAGAAGCCTATGGAGCAGCGGACGTTGCCCGTGTAGTACGGGTCGCCGCCGACCGTGCCCGCCGCGAAGGTGCGCGGGGCGGCGGCCACCGTCTCGACCGTGACGGGCCCCGCTGCGCGGGCACGCGAGACGAACCGGCGGACATCGTTGTCAGCCCGCTTGTCGCGGACCACGTTCACGACCACGGTGTTGGCGGCCGGGTCGACGTGCCAACTGCTCACGCCCGACGGCGCGGGCAGGCGGTCGATGCGTGCCTTGGCCGCGTCGAGTTCGCGCGCGCTGTGTGCGACGGTGCGCACGCTCGCCCCGGTGGAGCGGAGCTCCCGTACGGTCGTCGACGGGGCGTCGGAGGTGACGGCCACGGTGAGCCGCTCGCTGGCCGCGTCGAACCAGGCGCCGCCGTAGGCGGATCCGGCCGCCCTGCGCGCCTTCGGTGCGAGGTCGATGGCGGTGCGCTCCGCCGCGAGCCGGGCCTCGGCCCGCTCCTTCGACAGGCCGAGGTCCCGCTGCATCGCCTGGAGCAGCCCGGGGGAGGCGGGTTCGGTGTCGGCCGCCGTGGGGGATTCGTCCGCCGAGGCCTGCCCGGTGCCGCCCGCGGTCCAGCCGCCGAGCACCAGCAGTGCGGCGAGGCCGGCGTACTTGAGTCTGCTGCGTCTCAAGGGAGTTGCCCTTCGTCGTTCCAACAAGGTGGGGTGGAACAACCGCAATCTGAGAGCGCTCTCACTCGGGGTTGGGTAGAGCATAGCGATGTCGGCATGTCAGGTCCATACCAGAGATGACAGGAAGGCGCGGCTCAGCCGAGGTTGCCGGCGCGGGCGTCCCGCCACCGGTCGACGCCGCCGTTGGTGGCGTACTTGTCGATCTCGGCGAGTTCCTCGTCGGCGAAGTCGGGGTTCTCCAGTGCGGCCACGTTCTGCTCCAACCGCTCGGTGCGCGAGGCGCCGATGACCAGCCCCTGGGCCTTGGCGAGGTCGTGGTGGGTGATGCCGAGGCCGAAGGCGCGCAGGACGACCTCGCGCCGGCCTCGAAGGGCTTGTGGTCACCGAAGTTGTGCCGGTATCGAAGGGTGCGGATCATGCTCAGGCCCGGCCCGTGGTCGTCGTGGGCACGTTGTGTCCGTCCACACGTACGACCGGTCTGCCGGACGCGAGGGCCGAGGCGGGCCAGGACAGCGTGACGTCCCTGGACTCGCCGGGGAGCAGCCAGAGGTAGTTGTCGCCGTACAGCGTGGGCAGCACCCGGTCACCGGTGGCGGAGTCGAGGGGCGAGACGCGCACCATCGCCGCGACCGTCGTACCCCGGTTGCGCAGGCGTGCGGTGAGCCCGCGCCGGGCGCCCGAGCGGTCCGTGCCGGTGATCTCGGCCGACACCCGGGTCCGCTCGACCTGGTTCAGCGCGCGCATGTGGGCGGGCTCGCGGTATCGCCAGTACGTGTTCTCCGCCAGCAGGCCGCCGCGCGCGTCCACGAGGCGCAGCCGCAGCAGATGGAAGCCGGGCAGGTCGTCCGGCCGGCCCGCGCTGAAGGCGGTCGTGGTCGACGAGGCGGCGACCATCGTCAACTGCTCGCCGGAAAGCACCGCTTCGACGACCCCGAGGTACGCAAGGTCTTCGACCGCTGGCAGGAGGCGCTGCCGTACTTCGACCCCAACGGCACCGCCGGTGCCTTCCAGGACGCCACGACCGCCCTGCTCAACGGGCGCAGCGGCATGATGCTGATCGGCACCTTCTTCGCCGACGCGGCGCCCAAGGACGCCCTCGACGACATCGACTTCTTCCGCTTCCCGGTCATCGACCCCAAGGTGCCGCTCGCCGAAGAGGCCCCCACCGACGGCTACTTCGCCAGCGCCCGCACCGGACGCCGCGACGGCGTGCTCGACCTGCTCGGCTACCTCGCCACCGCCGAGGCCCAGGAGATCTACATCAAGGGCTCCTCCGGCACCGTCCTGCCCTGCCATCCCGACGCCGAGGACGCCGGCACCCCCCTGGTGAAGAAGGGCCGCAGGCACATCGAGGAGGCCGCCGAGATCACCCAGTTCTTCAACCGCGACTCCAGCGACGCCCTCCAGCCCACCGCCGACACCGCGCTGACCAAGTTCCTCGCCCGGCCCAAGGAGTTCGGGAGCATTCTCGCCGACTGGCAGCGCGATGCCGAGAAGATCTGGAACGTCTGACATGGCCGTCGTGACCGCCCCCCACCGCAAGCCCCCGGTCCCGGCGCCGTCCCGTGGCGGCCGGGCCCGGGGCCCTGGGCGCACACCCCCGCTGGTGCTCGCCTTCGTCCTCGTCCCGCTGCTCGCCGAGGCCGTGTGGGTGTTCTGGCCCGCGCTCCAGGGCTTCTACCTCGCCCTGACGAGCTGGGACGGCGTGTCGACGCCGAAGTTCGTCGGCCTGGACAACTTCCGGGAGATGGCGGGCGACGACATCTTCCGCGGCGCCGTCGGCCACACCGTGCTCTGGCTCGTGCTGTTCGGCGGCCTGTCCGCCCTGCTCGGCCTCGCCGCCGCACTGCTGCTCCAACAGGAGCGGCGCGGCGTCGGCATCTACCGCGCGGCGCTCTTCCTGCCCGTCGTGTTCTCCCTGGTCGCCACCGCCCTGGTCTGGCAGGCCATCTACCAGCCCGACGGAGTCCTCAACCAACTCCTCGAATCCGTCGGCCTCGGCAGCCTGCGGCACGCCTGGCTCGCCGACCAGGACACCGCCCTGTACGCGGTCATCGTGCCCGCGCTGTGGCGGCAGATCGGGTACGTGATGGTCCTCTACCTCGCCGGACTCAAGGGCATCGACCCGGCCCTGTACGAGGCCGCCAAGGTCGACGGAGCGACCGCCTGGCAGCGCTTCCGCCATGTCACCCTGCCCCAACTGCGCAGCGTCAACGCGGTCGTTCTGTCCGTCATCGTCATCGACTCGCTGCGCTCCTTCGACGTCGTGTGGTCGCTCACCCGAGGCGGCCCCTACCACTCCTCCGAACTGCTGAGCACCTATATGTACTCGACCGCCTTCCAGTCCCTGCGGCTCGGATACGGCTCCGCCCTGGCCGTCGTCATCTTCGTGCTGGCGTTTGCGGAGTGCTGGGCATCGGGGCCGACCTGCGGGCCTGGACCCCGCGGCAGCGGGCCGAGGCCGCCCGGTGGATCGCCCGCTACAAAGAGGTGCGGGAGGTCATCCACCACGGACAGGTCCGGCTGCTGGGCTCGCCGGCCGACCCCACCTGCGGAGTGCAGTACGACGCCGGAGAGCACACCGTCGTCGCCGCGCTGAGCACCGGACGCCTCGACGGCGCTCCGCTCGTGCCCGGACGGCCCGACCGGCTCCGGCTGCGCGGGCTGGACCCGGCGGCGCACTATCGGGACACGGCCACCGGAACGACGTACAGCGGCGCCCATCTGCTGCACTACGGGCTGCCCTTCGCCTGGAGCGCCGATCATGATGCGGACCTGGTGGTGCTGGCACGCCGGTGAGCCGCATATGTTTCCCGCACGGCCCGTTCCCGCTCGCGAACCACGCTCACGAAGGAGTCGACCCCACGATGGACCGCTTCACCGGCCGTACGGCCGTGGTCACCGGCGCGGCCTCCGGCATCGGTGCCGCGACCGCCGCGCGCCTGGCCCAGGAGGGAGCCGCGGTGGTGCTCGCCGACGTGGCCGAGGAGCGCGGTGCGGCGGTGGCCGAACGGATCACGAAGGACGGCGGCCGGGCACGGTTCGTGCGGGCCGACGTGGCGGCGGAGGACGACTGGCGCCGGATCGTCGCCGCCGCCCATGACTTCGGGCCCGTGGACGTCCTCGTCAGCAACGCCTACACCGTCGACGTGGCCCCGGCGCACGAGACCACCCTCGAGTCGTGGCAACGGCAGCTCTCCGTCAACCTCACCGCGAGCTTCCTCGGCTTCCGGGCGGCGCTGCCCGATCTGCGGGACCGCCGGGGAGCGGCGGTGCTGACCTCGTCCGTCCACGCGCGCACGGGCATCCCAGGACACCCCGCCTACGCCGCGTCCAAGGGCGCCCTGCTGTCCCTGTGCGGACAGCTCGCCGTCGAGTACGGGCCCGACGTCCGCGTCAACGCCGTCCTGCCGGGACCCGTCCTGACCGCCGCCTGGGACCGGGTGCAGCCCGAGGACCGCGAGCGCAGCGTCGCCGAGACCGCCGCCCGCCGCTTCGGCACCCCCGAGGAGGTGGCCGCGGCCATCG
It encodes:
- a CDS encoding antibiotic biosynthesis monooxygenase family protein, which codes for MSVVKINVLTVPAEQRETLEKRFASRAHAVESSDGFEWFELLRPVEGTDTYLVYTRWRDEASFQAWMEGPMKSAHQGGGEGGGERPKPAASGSTLWSFEVVQQAGPKSA
- a CDS encoding SDR family NAD(P)-dependent oxidoreductase, whose translation is MDRFTGRTAVVTGAASGIGAATAARLAQEGAAVVLADVAEERGAAVAERITKDGGRARFVRADVAAEDDWRRIVAAAHDFGPVDVLVSNAYTVDVAPAHETTLESWQRQLSVNLTASFLGFRAALPDLRDRRGAAVLTSSVHARTGIPGHPAYAASKGALLSLCGQLAVEYGPDVRVNAVLPGPVLTAAWDRVQPEDRERSVAETAARRFGTPEEVAAAIAFLSADEASYITGTSLVVDGGWSVVKASA
- a CDS encoding trypsin-like serine protease, with amino-acid sequence MRRSRLKYAGLAALLVLGGWTAGGTGQASADESPTAADTEPASPGLLQAMQRDLGLSKERAEARLAAERTAIDLAPKARRAAGSAYGGAWFDAASERLTVAVTSDAPSTTVRELRSTGASVRTVAHSARELDAAKARIDRLPAPSGVSSWHVDPAANTVVVNVVRDKRADNDVRRFVSRARAAGPVTVETVAAAPRTFAAGTVGGDPYYTGNVRCSIGFSVHGGFITAGHCGQSGASVRGWDGTHIGTFQGSSFPGNDYAWVSVGSGWWTVPVVLGWGTVPDRLVRGSGEAPVGASVCRSGSTTHWHCGTVLAKNETVNYSQGAVHQMTKTSVCAEGGDSGGSFISGDQAQGVTSGGWGNCSGGGETWFQPVNEILGRYGLRLHTA
- a CDS encoding DUF817 domain-containing protein; translated protein: MHTASITGPLTASLRQLLEFAWLQTRSCAFAIALMSGVAASTLLPGLPVARYDLLVVYGVLLTGLFWLRGWENARDVAVIAVCHVIGLAFELVKVSLGSWSYPEPAVLKFAGVPLYGGFLYAAVGSYVCRAWHLFDLKLVRYRPRATAAVAAAVYVNFFSHHWLPDVRWLLAAALLVVTAGTWAHFTVRGVRRRMPLALSFVLIGFFLWIAENLATYVGAWRYPYQLDGWQPVGLEKFGAWSLLISVTVVLVAVTRSYHGPGSTGTSTRAGRRRRPGPRPR
- a CDS encoding glycoside hydrolase family 2 protein; protein product: MVAASSTTTAFSAGRPDDLPGFHLLRLRLVDARGGLLAENTYWRYREPAHMRALNQVERTRVSAEITGTDRSGARRGLTARLRNRGTTVAAMVRVSPLDSATGDRVLPTLYGDNYLWLLPGESRDVTLSWPASALASGRPVVRVDGHNVPTTTTGRA